One genomic window of Hymenobacter sp. J193 includes the following:
- a CDS encoding ATP-binding protein translates to MKATLATKVFAGFLAIFLLFTAVVAVNYQLSRKVLRNLERVTRSQRVTSDATSLLRNIIDMESGFRGYLLIGNEALLVPYYQGERELLSGFAHLKNTLNPQGRQYARLQRMHRLYQQWSGYSHLLITEKREASRRLPNQTGLDGMEHRALMESLSGKELTDEIRTMFRNFDRAELADRDELRAKLADSIQETRVLSIVITLLAVVLGLLWAYYVTRLFARRISTMVSLATRLAGGDYKTRIDDTAHDELSELATSLNVMSNTIDTTVTQLENRNQELDQFAYVVSHDLKAPLRGIESASRWIEEDMGQQLPDHIREFLQLMRTRVHRMENLITGILDLARVGRMRHVNERVNVRELLTETMDMLSLPAGFRIELPSYLPTLFTSRVELQQVFSNLLSNAVKYHHQPEKGWVRIGCTEHRAHYTFTIADNGPGIAPEYHERIFVIFQTLTERDTLESTGVGLAIVKKIIERQGGTILVESAEGKGARFIFTWPKVKELRLDDPGASTPAVAETAR, encoded by the coding sequence ATGAAGGCAACCCTCGCAACCAAAGTATTTGCCGGCTTTCTGGCCATTTTCCTGCTGTTTACGGCCGTAGTCGCCGTTAACTACCAGCTCTCCCGCAAGGTGCTGCGCAACCTGGAGCGCGTTACCCGCTCTCAGCGCGTCACCTCCGATGCCACCTCGCTGCTGCGCAATATCATCGACATGGAATCGGGGTTCCGGGGCTATCTGCTGATCGGCAACGAAGCCTTGCTGGTGCCCTACTACCAGGGCGAGCGGGAGCTGCTCTCGGGCTTTGCCCACCTCAAAAACACTCTGAACCCGCAGGGCCGGCAGTACGCCCGCCTGCAGCGCATGCACCGCTTGTACCAGCAGTGGTCGGGGTACTCGCACCTGCTCATTACCGAGAAGCGGGAAGCCAGCCGGCGCCTGCCCAACCAAACCGGCCTCGATGGCATGGAGCATCGGGCTTTGATGGAAAGCCTCTCGGGCAAGGAGCTGACCGATGAAATCCGCACGATGTTCCGCAACTTCGACCGGGCCGAGCTGGCCGACCGCGACGAGCTGCGCGCCAAGCTGGCCGACAGCATCCAGGAAACGCGGGTGCTGTCCATCGTCATCACCCTGCTGGCCGTGGTACTGGGTTTGCTGTGGGCCTACTACGTGACGCGCCTGTTTGCCCGTCGCATCAGCACCATGGTGTCGCTGGCCACGCGCCTGGCCGGCGGCGACTACAAAACCCGCATCGACGACACGGCCCACGACGAGCTGAGCGAGCTGGCCACCTCGCTGAACGTGATGTCGAACACCATCGATACCACCGTGACGCAACTGGAAAACCGCAACCAAGAGCTCGACCAGTTTGCCTACGTGGTGTCGCACGACCTGAAGGCGCCGCTACGGGGCATTGAAAGTGCTTCGCGCTGGATCGAGGAAGACATGGGCCAGCAGCTGCCCGACCACATCCGGGAGTTTCTGCAGCTGATGCGTACCCGCGTGCATCGCATGGAAAACCTTATTACCGGCATTCTGGACCTGGCCCGCGTGGGCCGGATGCGCCATGTGAACGAGCGGGTGAACGTGCGCGAGCTGCTCACCGAAACCATGGATATGCTCAGCCTGCCCGCAGGCTTCCGCATTGAGCTGCCTTCCTACCTGCCTACGCTGTTTACCTCCCGGGTAGAGCTGCAGCAGGTGTTCAGTAACCTGCTCAGCAACGCCGTGAAATACCACCACCAGCCTGAAAAGGGCTGGGTACGTATCGGCTGCACCGAGCACCGCGCCCACTACACCTTCACCATTGCCGACAACGGCCCCGGCATTGCGCCGGAATACCACGAGCGGATTTTCGTGATTTTCCAGACCCTGACGGAGCGCGACACGCTGGAAAGCACCGGCGTGGGGCTGGCTATTGTGAAGAAGATTATCGAGCGGCAGGGCGGCACTATTCTCGTCGAATCGGCGGAGGGCAAGGGGGCCCGCTTTATTTTCACCTGGCCCAAAGTCAAAGAGTTGCGCCTCGACGACCCGGGGGCCAGCACTCCCGCCGTGGCCGAAACCGCACGCTAG
- a CDS encoding CZB domain-containing protein — MLDELKQEFEGALIKHMVFKSKLRSFLHGSGTQEGPIRDPEVCSFGQWIREKALPAYGRLPETQELDRLHRLIHQQANQLMDQHLRGQREEALAGFPAVQRLADHITLLLQTMEQKLRNGA, encoded by the coding sequence ATGCTCGACGAACTAAAACAGGAATTTGAAGGCGCCCTTATCAAGCATATGGTCTTCAAATCCAAGCTACGTTCCTTTCTACACGGCTCGGGCACGCAGGAAGGCCCCATCCGCGACCCGGAGGTGTGCAGCTTCGGGCAATGGATTCGGGAGAAGGCCCTGCCCGCCTACGGCCGCCTGCCCGAAACCCAGGAGCTGGACCGCCTGCACCGGCTTATTCATCAGCAAGCCAATCAGCTTATGGATCAGCACCTGCGGGGCCAGCGCGAAGAAGCGCTGGCGGGTTTTCCGGCCGTGCAGCGCCTTGCCGATCATATTACCCTCCTGCTGCAAACTATGGAGCAAAAGCTGCGTAACGGCGCCTAG
- the gcvT gene encoding glycine cleavage system aminomethyltransferase GcvT has translation MAEDLKTVVLNDVHQQLGAKMVPFAGYNMPVRYSSDLDEHHTVRRAVGIFDVSHMGEFRVRGPQALPLIQRVTSNDASKLQDGKAQYSCLPNEQGGIIDDLLVYKMADEDYMLVVNASNIDKDWNWIQQYNQEFGADMENVSDQLSLFAVQGPKAAAALQPLTDVDLQRIPYYSFVQGTFAGHEGVIISATGYTGAGGFELYIPNEAAADIWSKVLEAGQPYGLKPIGLGARDTLRLEMGFCLYGNDINDTTSPLEGGLGWITKFTKEFTNSAALRQQKEQGVQRKLVGFLMDGPGIPRAHYDLVNEAGEKIGEVTSGTQSPSLSKGIGLGYVQTALSAPGSKIFVQVRGKNLPATVTKLPFVPGTEE, from the coding sequence ATGGCCGAAGACCTCAAAACCGTTGTTCTCAACGACGTGCACCAGCAGCTGGGCGCCAAAATGGTGCCCTTCGCCGGCTACAATATGCCCGTGCGCTATTCCTCCGACCTCGACGAGCACCACACCGTGCGCCGGGCCGTGGGTATTTTCGACGTGTCGCACATGGGCGAGTTCCGGGTGCGGGGCCCGCAGGCGCTGCCCCTCATCCAGCGCGTAACCAGCAACGACGCCAGCAAGCTGCAGGACGGCAAAGCCCAGTACAGCTGCCTGCCCAACGAGCAGGGCGGCATCATAGACGATTTGCTGGTGTACAAAATGGCCGACGAGGACTACATGCTGGTGGTCAATGCCTCCAACATCGACAAGGACTGGAACTGGATTCAGCAGTACAACCAGGAGTTCGGGGCCGATATGGAAAACGTTTCGGACCAGCTCAGCCTCTTCGCCGTGCAGGGGCCCAAAGCCGCCGCCGCGCTCCAGCCCCTCACCGACGTAGACCTTCAACGAATTCCGTACTACTCCTTTGTGCAGGGCACGTTTGCCGGGCACGAGGGCGTCATCATCTCGGCCACGGGCTACACCGGCGCGGGCGGCTTCGAGCTGTACATTCCCAATGAAGCGGCTGCCGACATCTGGAGCAAGGTTCTGGAAGCCGGCCAGCCCTACGGCCTCAAACCCATCGGCCTGGGTGCCCGCGACACGCTGCGCCTGGAAATGGGCTTCTGCCTCTACGGCAACGACATCAACGACACCACCTCGCCGCTGGAAGGCGGCCTGGGCTGGATTACCAAGTTCACCAAGGAATTTACCAACTCGGCCGCTCTCAGGCAGCAGAAAGAGCAGGGCGTGCAGCGCAAGCTGGTGGGCTTCCTGATGGACGGGCCCGGCATCCCGCGGGCACATTATGACCTAGTGAATGAAGCCGGCGAGAAAATAGGGGAGGTAACCAGCGGCACCCAGTCGCCGAGTTTGAGCAAAGGCATTGGCCTGGGCTACGTGCAAACTGCGTTGAGCGCGCCTGGCAGCAAAATCTTCGTGCAGGTGCGTGGCAAAAACCTGCCTGCCACCGTCACCAAGCTGCCCTTCGTGCCCGGCACCGAGGAGTAA
- a CDS encoding 2-phosphosulfolactate phosphatase translates to MPSVDICFSPELLPLYKLERRVAVVVDILRATSSIVTALASGVTHVFPVAELAECQALGRQHDCLTAGERDGRPAAGFDLGNSPFGYLDGELSVRGRALAISTTNGTQALRRSLAADAVVVGAFLNLEAVAAFAETQQKDVLVVCAGWKGQFCLEDTVFGGALASRLAPRGFDVAGSDATLAALHLWQQAQPDLHAYLLQSSHVRRLNSLEANKDFEFCLRIDEYAGILPIWQEDRLVAR, encoded by the coding sequence ATGCCATCCGTCGACATCTGTTTTTCGCCTGAATTGTTGCCGCTGTATAAGCTTGAGCGGCGTGTGGCCGTGGTGGTGGATATTCTGCGGGCCACCTCCAGCATCGTTACGGCGCTGGCCAGCGGGGTTACGCACGTGTTTCCGGTGGCCGAGCTGGCCGAGTGTCAGGCGCTGGGCCGGCAGCACGACTGCCTTACGGCCGGGGAGCGGGACGGCCGCCCCGCCGCCGGCTTCGATCTGGGCAACTCGCCTTTCGGCTACCTTGATGGGGAACTGTCGGTGCGGGGGCGGGCACTGGCCATCAGCACCACCAACGGTACGCAGGCGCTGCGCCGCTCCCTGGCCGCCGACGCCGTGGTGGTGGGCGCGTTTCTGAACCTGGAAGCCGTAGCCGCCTTTGCTGAAACCCAACAAAAGGACGTGCTGGTGGTGTGCGCCGGCTGGAAAGGTCAGTTTTGCCTGGAGGATACGGTATTTGGTGGCGCCCTGGCTTCTCGGCTGGCCCCGCGTGGCTTCGACGTGGCCGGCTCCGATGCTACTTTGGCCGCTCTGCACCTGTGGCAGCAGGCCCAGCCCGATCTGCACGCCTATCTGCTGCAGTCCTCGCACGTGCGGCGCCTCAACTCCCTCGAAGCCAACAAGGACTTCGAGTTCTGCCTGCGCATAGACGAGTACGCGGGCATCCTACCTATCTGGCAGGAAGACCGGCTGGTGGCGAGGTAA
- a CDS encoding nucleotide pyrophosphohydrolase, with amino-acid sequence MTIEEAQQTVDQWIQTTGVRYFNELTNMAMLTEEVGEVARIIARQYGEQSFKPSDRDKVLADELADVLFVVICLANQTGINLTEALQRNLEKKTQRDATRHKDNEKLSRKSEE; translated from the coding sequence ATGACCATTGAAGAAGCCCAGCAGACCGTTGACCAGTGGATTCAGACCACCGGCGTGCGGTATTTCAACGAGCTGACCAACATGGCCATGCTCACGGAGGAGGTGGGCGAAGTGGCCCGCATTATTGCCCGCCAGTACGGCGAGCAGTCCTTTAAGCCCTCGGACCGCGACAAAGTGCTGGCCGATGAGCTGGCCGACGTGCTGTTCGTGGTGATTTGCCTGGCTAACCAGACCGGCATCAACCTCACCGAAGCCCTCCAGCGCAACCTGGAAAAGAAAACCCAGCGCGACGCTACCCGCCATAAGGACAATGAGAAATTGAGTAGGAAGAGCGAAGAATGA
- the dtd gene encoding D-aminoacyl-tRNA deacylase, with amino-acid sequence MRAVIQRVRHARVTVAGRVTGQIGPGLLVLAGFAPDDTPQTLDWIARKLVQLRIFSDEEGKMNRSVQDVGGQVLVVSQFTLLADARKGNRPSYTGAAPPAVAVPLYQEFVRQLQLLLSQPVPTGEFGADMQVELLNDGPVTIVLDSPEMRG; translated from the coding sequence ATGCGAGCAGTTATTCAACGGGTGCGCCACGCCCGCGTGACGGTGGCGGGCCGCGTGACCGGCCAGATCGGCCCGGGCCTGCTGGTGCTGGCCGGCTTTGCCCCCGACGATACCCCACAGACGCTCGACTGGATTGCGCGCAAGCTGGTGCAGCTGCGCATCTTTTCGGACGAGGAGGGCAAAATGAACCGCTCGGTGCAGGACGTGGGTGGGCAGGTGCTGGTAGTAAGTCAGTTTACGCTGCTGGCCGATGCGCGCAAAGGCAACCGCCCCAGCTACACGGGCGCCGCGCCGCCGGCCGTGGCCGTTCCGCTGTACCAGGAGTTTGTGCGCCAGCTTCAGCTGCTGCTAAGCCAGCCGGTACCCACGGGCGAGTTTGGCGCCGACATGCAGGTCGAGCTGCTCAACGATGGTCCGGTCACGATTGTGCTGGATTCGCCGGAAATGAGAGGGTGA
- a CDS encoding OmpP1/FadL family transporter encodes MRLPYISAFFCLLAPAAVAGGFETGPQGARILGLGGAATALAYHPAAAYYNPGALGMRDSLTRISVGGMALARRTSFLSTDTQRKTYQDLTPVASGYLFASHYFGKGITGGLSVTTPFGYTTKWPTNWEGRSVVQESSLYTVQVQPTVAVAISENFSVGAGAMLTHGSVRQLRALGQYDAFDADAEYEGSANGAGFNVGLYGRSSEDLSFGISYRSGVRLKVTDGTATFRNVPAADASRFTNSQSVETDIYLPGTLSVGLANQITPKLNILFDFTLTNWTKTDSATFRFANNQAARASQPRRYEDAMAFKIGGEYQLDPKTALRLGVLYDESPVRDEYVAPDLPDGNKLAASLGVSFVMADKLNLDLAYQFGALSNRQARANQSQDQVSNIAGTYRTFVHTAAVGLSYSF; translated from the coding sequence ATGAGGCTTCCTTACATTTCCGCTTTCTTTTGCTTGCTTGCTCCGGCCGCTGTGGCCGGGGGCTTTGAAACCGGGCCGCAGGGAGCCCGCATCCTGGGCCTGGGCGGCGCGGCTACGGCCCTGGCCTACCACCCGGCGGCAGCCTACTACAACCCCGGCGCCCTGGGCATGCGCGACTCGCTTACGCGCATCAGCGTGGGCGGCATGGCCCTGGCTCGGCGCACTTCGTTTCTTTCCACCGACACCCAGCGCAAAACTTACCAGGATCTGACGCCTGTGGCCTCGGGTTACCTGTTTGCGTCGCACTACTTCGGTAAGGGCATCACGGGCGGCCTGAGCGTGACTACGCCGTTCGGCTACACCACCAAATGGCCGACCAACTGGGAAGGCCGCAGCGTGGTGCAGGAGTCGAGCCTGTACACCGTGCAGGTGCAGCCGACGGTGGCAGTGGCTATCAGTGAAAACTTCAGCGTGGGCGCGGGTGCCATGCTCACCCACGGCAGCGTGCGGCAGCTGCGCGCCCTGGGCCAGTACGATGCCTTCGACGCCGATGCCGAGTACGAGGGCAGCGCCAACGGCGCGGGTTTCAACGTGGGCCTGTACGGGCGCTCTTCCGAGGATTTGTCGTTCGGCATCAGCTACCGCTCGGGTGTGCGGCTGAAAGTGACGGATGGCACGGCCACATTCCGCAACGTGCCCGCCGCCGATGCCAGCCGCTTCACCAACAGCCAGAGCGTGGAAACGGATATCTACCTGCCCGGCACGCTGTCGGTGGGCCTGGCCAACCAGATTACGCCCAAGCTCAATATCCTCTTCGATTTCACGCTTACCAACTGGACCAAGACGGACTCGGCCACGTTCCGCTTTGCCAACAACCAGGCCGCCCGGGCTTCGCAGCCGCGCCGCTACGAGGATGCTATGGCCTTCAAAATCGGGGGCGAGTACCAGCTGGATCCTAAAACCGCGTTGCGCCTGGGCGTGCTCTACGACGAAAGCCCGGTGCGCGACGAGTACGTGGCGCCCGACCTACCCGACGGTAATAAGCTGGCCGCGTCGCTGGGCGTTTCCTTCGTCATGGCCGATAAGCTGAATCTGGACCTGGCTTACCAGTTTGGGGCATTGTCCAACCGTCAGGCCCGCGCCAACCAGTCGCAGGATCAGGTTTCCAACATTGCCGGCACGTACCGCACCTTCGTGCACACGGCGGCAGTAGGGCTGTCCTATTCATTCTAA
- the mltG gene encoding endolytic transglycosylase MltG, with product MLLAGSYAAWAVLWQPNVAASPEGPAYLYIRTGSSFQAVLDTLRRQELLRDPRTFAWLARWQGYDAYVRPGRYLLAPELGNQALLAMLTEGRQDTVVFELNAFKYKPQLARQLTRHLEVDSGSIRGLLNQNDYLQRRYKLDTTTVLTLFLPGTYRLLWNTPAPGLLDSAAALHGRFWTRRRRQQADSLRLSPTEVHVLASIVQRETAKKEDKPVIAGVYLNRLRRGMRLQADPTLLWAIGNFGVKRVLNKDKLVDSPYNTYKHKGLPPGPITSANRQSLDAVLQPAAHQYLFFCARPDGSGFSDFAETFAEHKRNARRYQHYLDSLRIMR from the coding sequence TTGCTGCTGGCAGGAAGCTACGCGGCCTGGGCGGTGCTGTGGCAACCCAACGTGGCGGCCTCGCCGGAAGGCCCCGCTTACCTGTACATCCGCACGGGCAGCTCATTTCAGGCAGTGCTCGACACGCTGCGGCGCCAGGAGCTGCTGCGCGACCCGCGCACCTTTGCGTGGCTGGCCCGCTGGCAGGGCTACGACGCGTACGTGCGGCCGGGCCGCTACCTGCTGGCCCCCGAGCTGGGCAATCAGGCGTTGCTGGCCATGCTGACGGAAGGCCGGCAGGATACGGTGGTTTTCGAACTCAATGCTTTCAAGTACAAGCCCCAGCTGGCGCGGCAGCTAACCCGGCACTTGGAAGTTGACTCCGGCAGCATCCGAGGGCTTCTGAACCAGAACGACTACCTGCAGCGGCGCTACAAGCTGGACACAACGACCGTCCTTACGCTGTTTCTGCCCGGCACCTACCGCCTGCTCTGGAATACGCCCGCGCCGGGGCTGCTGGACTCGGCGGCGGCTCTGCACGGCCGGTTCTGGACGCGTCGCCGCCGCCAGCAGGCCGATTCTTTGCGCCTCTCGCCTACCGAGGTACACGTGCTGGCCAGCATTGTGCAGCGCGAAACGGCCAAAAAGGAAGACAAACCCGTTATTGCCGGCGTGTACCTCAACCGCCTGCGCCGGGGTATGCGCCTGCAGGCCGACCCCACGCTGCTGTGGGCCATTGGCAACTTTGGCGTGAAACGCGTGCTGAACAAAGACAAGCTCGTGGACTCGCCTTACAATACCTACAAGCACAAAGGCCTGCCGCCCGGCCCCATCACCTCCGCCAACCGCCAGAGCCTGGACGCCGTGCTGCAGCCCGCCGCGCACCAGTACCTGTTCTTTTGCGCCCGACCCGATGGCAGCGGCTTTTCGGATTTCGCCGAGACCTTTGCCGAACACAAGCGCAACGCCCGCCGCTACCAGCACTACCTCGACAGCCTGCGCATTATGCGCTAG